From one Rhodamnia argentea isolate NSW1041297 chromosome 1, ASM2092103v1, whole genome shotgun sequence genomic stretch:
- the LOC115747793 gene encoding acidic leucine-rich nuclear phosphoprotein 32-related protein 1-like isoform X2, with protein MNSDEEDEIEFEEDEKVRVGKEDGVPAVEADDDEDEEEEDGVQSQEEANGGIDGRNGVRVKDDGEEEEDDEDDDDDDDEDDDEDDDEEEDDDGDDEDDDVQEVLQSSRGPPPVYSVDDDENDDVDEEGEGDGNGSDDDDDDDQDEDESDDEEAEEEEDSGAQYVVRPLSRVAEDVDEDEDNSDYLEQHENGLEQEEDIEEDDEAEDEEDGVEEEEEVDEDGGGKVEDPPTKRKRADRDEEDDDDEDSEDSDVDEERPPKR; from the exons ATGAATTCCGACGAGGAGGACGAGATCGAGTTCGAAGAGGATGAGAAAGTTAGGGTTGGGAAGGAAGACGGCGTCCCCGCCGTCGAggccgacgacgacgaggatgaagaagaagaagacggcgTGCAAAGTCAGGAGGAAGCGAACGGCGGAATAGACGGACGCAACGGCGTACGTGTCAAGGACGACGGcgaggaagaggaggacgatgaggacgatgacgatgatgatgacgagGACGATGACGAGGACGACGAT gaggaggaggacgacgacgGCGATGACGAGGACGACGATGTGCAGGAGGTTCTGCAGTCGTCTCGTGGGCCTCCGCCGGTTTATTCCGTAGACGACGACGAGAACGACGATGTCGACGAGGAAGGCGAAGGCGACGGCAACGGCAgcgacgatgacgacgacgacgaccagGACGAGGATGAGAGCGACGATGAAGAAGCCGAAGAGGAG GAGGATAGCGGAGCACAGTATGTGGTTCGTCCCCTCAGTCGCGTCGCCGAGGACGTGGACGAGGACGAAGACAACAGCGACTACCTGGAGCAACACGAGAATGGGTTGGAGCAGGAAGAAGAcattgaggaagatgatgaggcggaggatgaggaagatggggtggaggaagaggaggaggtggatGAAGACGGCGGTGGGAAGGTGGAGGATCCACCAACAAAGAGGAAGAGGGCAGATAGAGAtgaggaggatgatgatgatgaggattcTGAGGACAGTGACGTAGATGAAGAGAGACCTCCCAAGAGATGA
- the LOC115747793 gene encoding acidic leucine-rich nuclear phosphoprotein 32-related protein 1-like isoform X1 — protein sequence MNSDEEDEIEFEEDEKVRVGKEDGVPAVEADDDEDEEEEDGVQSQEEANGGIDGRNGVRVKDDGEEEEDDEDDDDDDDEDDDEDDDVQEIVDMRSDEPVIETREDNEVIVLKEDDEDEDDDDEEEEEDGVQSQEEENGDEDENEEEEDDDGDDEDDDVQEVLQSSRGPPPVYSVDDDENDDVDEEGEGDGNGSDDDDDDDQDEDESDDEEAEEEEDSGAQYVVRPLSRVAEDVDEDEDNSDYLEQHENGLEQEEDIEEDDEAEDEEDGVEEEEEVDEDGGGKVEDPPTKRKRADRDEEDDDDEDSEDSDVDEERPPKR from the exons ATGAATTCCGACGAGGAGGACGAGATCGAGTTCGAAGAGGATGAGAAAGTTAGGGTTGGGAAGGAAGACGGCGTCCCCGCCGTCGAggccgacgacgacgaggatgaagaagaagaagacggcgTGCAAAGTCAGGAGGAAGCGAACGGCGGAATAGACGGACGCAACGGCGTACGTGTCAAGGACGACGGcgaggaagaggaggacgatgaggacgatgacgatgatgatgacgagGACGATGACGAGGACGACGATGTGCAGGAGATCGTGGACATGAGGTCCGACGAGCCGGTGATTGAGACCCGAGAGGATAACGAAGTTATCGTGTTGAAGGAAGAcgacgaggatgaagatgatgacgatgaggaggaggaggaagatggagtGCAGAGCCAGGAGGAAGAGAATGGCGATGAAGACGagaacgaggaggaggaggacgacgacgGCGATGACGAGGACGACGATGTGCAGGAGGTTCTGCAGTCGTCTCGTGGGCCTCCGCCGGTTTATTCCGTAGACGACGACGAGAACGACGATGTCGACGAGGAAGGCGAAGGCGACGGCAACGGCAgcgacgatgacgacgacgacgaccagGACGAGGATGAGAGCGACGATGAAGAAGCCGAAGAGGAG GAGGATAGCGGAGCACAGTATGTGGTTCGTCCCCTCAGTCGCGTCGCCGAGGACGTGGACGAGGACGAAGACAACAGCGACTACCTGGAGCAACACGAGAATGGGTTGGAGCAGGAAGAAGAcattgaggaagatgatgaggcggaggatgaggaagatggggtggaggaagaggaggaggtggatGAAGACGGCGGTGGGAAGGTGGAGGATCCACCAACAAAGAGGAAGAGGGCAGATAGAGAtgaggaggatgatgatgatgaggattcTGAGGACAGTGACGTAGATGAAGAGAGACCTCCCAAGAGATGA